CGCGCCGCCGTCTAATTCCAAGGTCCAGGGAGTTGCTGCATTTCAGCTGGAGTTCTTCAGTGCGTAGTGGATTCCCGCGTCGCCGTCTTATTCCAGGGTCCAGGGAGTTGCTTCACTTCGGTTGGAGTTCATCGTGTGTCGGCGAGAGCGTCGTCATTGCTTTGGAGTCACCAGGGTCGTCGCTTCTGTGGGTCGTCTCGCCAGGGAAAGGAGGCATCTTGTGGACGCCGGGCCAAGATGCTTTGCTTAGGGCCGACGCTCGTAAGTGTCCATGGAATTGGATGCAGAAAATTGGATTAGATAAGTATATCTAtgtgtttagttttgttttgtctgatttttgttttgtcttttcttttgcaggtcCAATTCGTCCaggatttttcatttttgtccgGTGGGATTTGGGAAGGAATGCATTGCCTTGGATTTATAAAGAGCATCGTCGGAGGTTCGTATTTGTCAGTGAGTTTGTAAATGCATTTagttttctgttgttgttagtttattttgctcTTTTTCAGGGATATTGTCAGTATGTCGTTGCTACCAAGAAAAGGTGGAATTTAAGGGTCAAGATTTTGACCTTTTGTCGGGTCAACAGCGCCGCACTTGGAATTCGTAAGGACGAGAGGGCTTCCCAACTTGGAAAcggcatcaaaacattttaggtttttaatgttttaggTGCCGAAATCgtcgtttttcatttcgccGAGTCGGGAAATGGTAAGTTGCgtgattttatgtttttataaatttgttttttaatttgttttatgattttacaGGGATTTTGTTTGTATGCCGTTGCTGCCAGAAAAAAGTCGATTTCAAGGGTCGCGAAATTGACCTTTTGCCGGGTCAGCAGCGGCGCACCTAGGGTTAAGAAGGACGAGGGTGCACCCCAACATGGAGACGGCATCCAAACATTATaggatttttatgttttaggTGACAAAAGCTTCGTTTTTCGTTGCGCCTAGCAGGGAAGTAGTAGGTTGCGtagttttatgcttttattaatatgtttttctttttcagggaTATTGTCAGTGTTATCGTTGCTACCAGAAAAAGTCGAAATTCAAGGGTCACGATTTTGACCTTTTGCCGGGTCGCAGCGCCGCACCAAGGGTCAATAAAATCGAGGGGGCTTCCTGGAATAGGGACGGCATCAAAACATTGtggatttttatatatattattatatatgctctgttttatgttttgattAAAGTATTTCAATCTTTAACGGAGATTTTGTCGATATTGCATTTCTGGAGGAAAAAAGTCAATT
This genomic stretch from Drosophila yakuba strain Tai18E2 chromosome 3R, Prin_Dyak_Tai18E2_2.1, whole genome shotgun sequence harbors:
- the LOC26535308 gene encoding uncharacterized protein LOC26535308 isoform X3 → MCLVLFCLIFVLSFLLQVQFVQDFSFLSGGIWEGMHCLGFIKSIVGGSYLSGYCQYVVATKKRWNLRVKILTFCRVNSAALGIRAEIVVFHFAESGNGILFVCRCCQKKVDFKGREIDLLPGQQRRT
- the LOC26535308 gene encoding uncharacterized protein LOC26535308 isoform X4, with product MLCLGPTLVQFVQDFSFLSGGIWEGMHCLGFIKSIVGVYFALFQGYCQYVVATKKRWNLRVKILTFCRVNSAALGIRAEIVVFHFAESGNGILFVCRCCQKKVDFKGREIDLLPGQQRRT
- the LOC26535308 gene encoding uncharacterized protein LOC26535308 isoform X2 gives rise to the protein MMISAPHPRIYLPVITQSAISRYPRQKDGSTEPQESLPVGNGSCLSQLFAVAGCAQLLNLSWASVSGGCQPAHGSHCQPSNGPNRSGFPRRRLIPRSRELLHFSWSSSVRSGFPRRRLIPGSRELLHFGWSSSCVGESVVIALESPGSSLLWVVSPGKGGILWTPGQDALLRADARKCPWNWMQKIGLGPIRPGFFIFVRWDLGRNALPWIYKEHRRRFVFVSEFVNAFSFLLLLVYFALFQGYCQYVVATKKRWNLRVKILTFCRVNSAALGIRAEIVVFHFAESGNGILFVCRCCQKKVDFKGREIDLLPGQQRRT
- the LOC26535308 gene encoding uncharacterized protein LOC26535308 isoform X6; amino-acid sequence: MHCLGFIKSIVGGSYLSGYCQYVVATKKRWNLRVKILTFCRVNSAALGIRAEIVVFHFAESGNGILFVCRCCQKKVDFKGREIDLLPGQQRRT
- the LOC26535308 gene encoding uncharacterized protein LOC26535308 isoform X5 gives rise to the protein MLCLGPTLVQFVQDFSFLSGGIWEGMHCLGFIKSIVGGSYLSGYCQYVVATKKRWNLRVKILTFCRVNSAALGIRAEIVVFHFAESGNGILFVCRCCQKKVDFKGREIDLLPGQQRRT
- the LOC26535308 gene encoding uncharacterized protein LOC26535308 isoform X1; the protein is MMISAPHPRIYLPVITQSAISRYPRQKDGSTEPQESLPVGNGSCLSQLFAVAGCAQLLNLSWASVSGGCQPAHGSHCQPSNGPNRSGFPRRRLIPRSRELLHFSWSSSVRSGFPRRRLIPGSRELLHFGWSSSCVGESVVIALESPGSSLLWVVSPGKGGILWTPGQDALLRADARKCPWNWMQKIGLDKYIYVFSFVLSDFCFVFSFAGPIRPGFFIFVRWDLGRNALPWIYKEHRRRFVFVSEFVNAFSFLLLLVYFALFQGYCQYVVATKKRWNLRVKILTFCRVNSAALGIRAEIVVFHFAESGNGILFVCRCCQKKVDFKGREIDLLPGQQRRT